The region TCTTCCTAATGATGAAATGAAAGGCCGGATTATTGGACGGGAAGGTCGGAATATCCGGACACTGGAGACGCTGACCGGCATCGATCTGATAATCGACGATACACCGGAAGCTGTTATCCTGTCAGGGTTTGATCCGGTACGCCGTGAGACAGCCCGTATGGCCTTGGAAAAACTTGTGCAGGATGGGCGGATCCACCCGGCACGAATTGAAGAAATGGTGGATAAAGCCAGACGCGAGGTTGATGAATATATACGTGAAGTCGGTGAAGAAACAACATTTGAGGTCGGGGTACACGGCTTGCATCCGGATCTGGTAAAGATCCTCGGCCGCCTGAAATATCGTACAAGCTATGGTCAAAATGTGTTGAAGCATTCGACGGAAGTAGCGTACCTTTCCGGACTGCTTGCTGCTGAATTGGGCGAAGATGAGACTTTGGCAAGAAGAGCCGGTTTGCTTCATGATATCGGTAAGGCAATCGATCATGAAGTAGAGGGAAGCCATGTTGAAATTGGTAAAGAGTTGGCTGTAAAATACAAGGAGCATGAAGTTGTCATAAATGCTATTGCTTCACATCACGGTGATGAAGAAGCAACTTCCATTACTTCTGTTCTGGTTGCTGCAGCTGATGCATTATCTGCTGCGAGGCCAGGGGCAAGAAGTGAGACCTTGGAAAACTACATTAAACGGCTGGAAAAACTGGAAGAAATTTCAGAGTCGTTTAGCGGAGTAGAAAAATCATTTGCCATTCAAGCTGGCAGAGAAATACGAATTATGGTTAGACCTGATGAAATTGATGATATTGATTCGGTTCGAATTGCGCGCGATATCCGTAAGAAGATCGAAGGCGAATTGGATTATCCGGGCCATATTAAAGTAACGGTCATCAGGGAAACAAGAGCAGTAGAATATGCCAAGTAAATGGAAATAACCATTCCATTTAAAATGGAGTTGGCAAAATTAAAAGCGGCCGTGTGGTCGCTTTTAATTTTGTCCGGTAACTATTAAAACAGCTCTTACAGTGCTAACCGGGTGCTTGCGCATTTGTTTGGCATTACTGTATACTTTTATAAAGAAACTATTGATAAAACGTTAGGATGAAACAGACAATGCGGATACTATTTATCGGAGATGTCGCAGGATCGCCCGGACGGGACATGGTCCAGCATTATTTACCGAAACTGAAGGAGAAATATCGTCCCAATATGACGATTCTGAACGGTGAGAATGCGGCAGCCGGAAAAGGAATCAATGAAAAAATTTATAAGCAATTCCTGGAATGGGGCGCCCAGGTTGTCACCATGGGGAATCACACTTGGGATAAACGGGAAATTTTTGAGTTTATTGATGATGCCAAGAAAATGATTCGTCCGGCAAATTATCCGGAAGGCACTCCCGGAAAAGGAATGACATTCGTTAATATTAATGGCGTGGAAATTGCTGTAATCAATATGCAGGGCCGCACCTTTTTACCTGCAATTGATGATCCGTTCCGAAAAATGGATGAATTAATTGAAATTGCCAAGGAACGTACAGATATTATTTTTGTTGATTTTCATGGTGAGGCTACCAGTGAGAAGCAGGCAATGGGATGGTATCTTGATGGACGGGTCAGTGCAGTTGTCGGAACGCATACACATACACAAACGGCAGACGAGCGCATCCTCCCTCAAGGAACAGCGTACATTACGGATGTCGGCATGACGGGTCCATATGATGCTATATTAGGTGTGAACAGAGAAGCTGTTTTAAAAAAATTTCTTACTGGTTTACCGGTACGTTTTGAAATAGATAAAACGGGAAGAACACAACTGAATGGTTTTCTGGTTGATGTTGATCAGAAGACTGGAAGCGCTGTCAATGTTGAGCGGATTTTGATTAATGATGATCACCCATTTTTTGCCTGAATGATGGTATGTCCGGAATTATTCATTCATAATAGGTAATAAGCAAAGGTCTCCAAGAATATAGTAGCAGTAGATCTACAATTG is a window of Virgibacillus ihumii DNA encoding:
- the rny gene encoding ribonuclease Y, producing the protein MDSPLIISILLAVILIVGIVVGYLIRKSIAEAKISSAENLAKQIVDEAHRNADASKKEALLEAKDENHKLRQQAEEDLRERRAEVQKQENRLMQKEENLDKKSETLDKRELTLERKEQSLTEKQQQIEEMESKVDAMLKEQQTELERISGYTTDQAKQIILERIEQEVSHESALMIKEAENRAKEEADKKAKNILSLALQRCAADHVAETTVSVVNLPNDEMKGRIIGREGRNIRTLETLTGIDLIIDDTPEAVILSGFDPVRRETARMALEKLVQDGRIHPARIEEMVDKARREVDEYIREVGEETTFEVGVHGLHPDLVKILGRLKYRTSYGQNVLKHSTEVAYLSGLLAAELGEDETLARRAGLLHDIGKAIDHEVEGSHVEIGKELAVKYKEHEVVINAIASHHGDEEATSITSVLVAAADALSAARPGARSETLENYIKRLEKLEEISESFSGVEKSFAIQAGREIRIMVRPDEIDDIDSVRIARDIRKKIEGELDYPGHIKVTVIRETRAVEYAK
- a CDS encoding TIGR00282 family metallophosphoesterase, encoding MRILFIGDVAGSPGRDMVQHYLPKLKEKYRPNMTILNGENAAAGKGINEKIYKQFLEWGAQVVTMGNHTWDKREIFEFIDDAKKMIRPANYPEGTPGKGMTFVNINGVEIAVINMQGRTFLPAIDDPFRKMDELIEIAKERTDIIFVDFHGEATSEKQAMGWYLDGRVSAVVGTHTHTQTADERILPQGTAYITDVGMTGPYDAILGVNREAVLKKFLTGLPVRFEIDKTGRTQLNGFLVDVDQKTGSAVNVERILINDDHPFFA